The DNA segment ATTTTTTATATTCGGATACCTGGTTAGTATAATTGATACAAGATCCTTTATCGAAGTATTTGTAGACAACTCCATTGTTTCCTGTTTTTTTCTAGTTGTTTCGTGTATTTGGGCAAAATAAAGGACCGTGACACGAATCTTCGGCATCAACTGCGATGTCATACATACATCTACTATTTAAAATGATAAGAACTATACGAATTGTCTGTGATCTTGATTTTGTGCATTAGACCCCACTTCAAATAAGTTATAAACCTCTAAAGCAGTATTTTAGCCAGAAACATTATCTTGATTTTCCAAATATCATTTTGCAGCATGTTTTGAACAGCAAATTGAAAAACAATATAGATAATCACTCGATAGATTGATAATAATATTCACTGGTTGTTCGAATAATTAAGAGATTTTGTATCGCAAGATGCACTATAAGTAAAAATAGAAGACTCAAAGCAAATTAAAAAGGTAGATATAAAATTCAAATTAAAAGCTTATCAATTTCCTTCTCGATCTCTTTTAAGATAAAATCTAGATCTTTTTTTAGATTATTTAGTTCTTCTATTGTAAGATTACTTAATTCTACACCTTTATAATAAAATCTCTGGGACCCAATTATAGAATCGGGTAAATCTATTTTGAAAAAAGGTCTTTCTTTTGTATCATTGGATGGTTTTACTTCTCTTTCATTGTTTATCTTTTTATTATTTTGAGAATCGAGTTTAGATTCAGCACTAGGATCACGGGAATGAGAAAATATCTCGATCTCTGAAGAATAAGTAGAAATTTTGTTAAAATCAATATCAAGGGCTTGCTTTATTTCCGTTAGGATTTTTTGTCTTTGGTTATAGTTCTTGTTAATTTTTTTATTTATTCTATTTCGTAAATCTTTCAACTACAAGGAAAATGATATTATCATTTTTTTATAAATCTTTAAATGAGAAGAAAAGGTTCCCTCACGCCTAAACAAGTTCCGTAACCCTCTTTTTTGATTTAGTTAGTAGTATTTGTCCTATTGATACATTTGTTTATTTAATTATCTTTGAATATTTTTGAAGTAAAAATTGTCTATCGTTAAAAAGTAACTTTAACAACTTCAATTATGATATTTTATTTACTTTTTTCTTCACGTACAATATGCGGAGCAGTAACCTTGAATATGGCGTATACAGATGCCCCATTCACGATCTTCAAATGTTCTTTAGATTCCCGGGTAATCCTGGACATTAAACTGACATTATTAATAACTAAATGTATATTCAGTATGCCTGTTTTGATGTTAGCATCATCAATGGCAGCTACTTTTGTTTTAATTATGTTTCTTGCACTGGTGCGGACAAAATCTACAGCCAAGATAATATCTTCAGGTTTTATTAGTACCCCTACAGTTGAACTAATTGGATAATCTCCCAGGATTTCAAATTTATGTTCTCCTACTTTGAAAGTAGTAATCCCATTTGTTGATTCAGTAACACAACCTTCC comes from the Candidatus Nitrosocosmicus arcticus genome and includes:
- a CDS encoding MoaD/ThiS family protein; amino-acid sequence: MTSQLMPKIRVTVLYFAQIHETTRKKQETMELSTNTSIKDLVSIILTRYPNIKNIKNVKISVNYHIVNSNSNPILKNDDEVALLPPISGG